In the genome of Cryptomeria japonica chromosome 8, Sugi_1.0, whole genome shotgun sequence, one region contains:
- the LOC131040902 gene encoding low affinity inorganic phosphate transporter 1-like yields MAKQLDVLTALDMAKTQWYHYTAIVIAGMGFFTDAYDLFCITTVTKLLGRIYYADVSNPHVPGILPYPVSSAVTGVAFSGALAGQLFFGWMGDKLGRKKVYGITLLLMILCSILSGFSFSSSREGVMATLCFFRFWLGFGIGGDYPLSATIMSEYANKKTRGAFLASVFAMQGFGILAGGIVSLIVSASLRKYEEDSLTFIPVLQADYVWRVILMLGAVPAALTFYWRMKMPETARYTALVTKNASKAAVDMSRVLKVDIHEYQSKMQSNDPEFGLFSVQFLRRHGLHLLGTTSTWFLLDIGFYSQNLFQKDMFRTVGWILPAKKVKAIEEVYVISKAQVIIAIVSIIPGYWFTVALIDRIGRLAIQFMGFFFMSLFMFVLASKYEYWVDHKYSFLVMYAFTFFFANFGPNSTTFIYPAELFPARLRSTCHGISAACGKAGAIVGAFGVGHLTRHKKHIWGALLLLAFMNALGFVFTFLLPETNGRSLEEISGETDGAAENDKDPKILSTLIV; encoded by the coding sequence ATGGCGAAGCAGTTGGATGTGCTGACGGCTCTGGACATGGCAAAAACACAATGGTACCATTACACGGCCATTGTGATTGCCGGAATGGGCTTCTTCACTGATGCCTACGATCTCTTCTGCATCACCACTGTGACTAAACTACTGGGACGAATTTATTACGCAGACGTCTCGAATCCCCACGTGCCCGGCATTCTACCCTACCCAGTGTCGTCTGCAGTCACGGGCGTGGCCTTCAGCGGAGCCTTAGCTGGGCAGCTCTTTTTTGGATGGATGGGCGACAAACTGGGGCGAAAGAAAGTGTACGGCATAACGCTGCTCCTCATGATATTGTGCTCCATCTTATCAGGATTTTCCTTCAGCAGTTCCAGGGAAGGCGTGATGGCCACTCTCTGTTTCTTCAGATTCTGGCTGGGCTTCGGCATAGGCGGAGATTATCCCTTGTCCGCCACCATCATGTCTGAGTACGCCAACAAGAAGACCAGAGGAGCCTTCCTCGCTTCCGTGTTCGCCATGCAGGGCTTCGGCATTCTAGCAGGTGGGATAGTATCCCTCATCGTTTCTGCCTCTCTTAGAAAGTATGAGGAGGACAGTCTGACCTTCATACCAGTCCTTCAAGCAGACTATGTATGGAGAGTTATCCTGATGCTCGGCGCTGTTCCGGCGGCGCTAACGTTTTATTGGCGTATGAAGATGCCGGAGACGGCGCGCTACACGGCCCTGGTCACCAAGAACGCAAGCAAAGCGGCCGTGGACATGTCCAGAGTTCTGAAGGTCGACATCCACGAATACCAAAGCAAAATGCAGTCGAACGATCCGGAATTCGGATTGTTTTCTGTCCAGTTCTTGAGACGCCACGGCCTACACCTTCTGGGCACCACTTCCACCTGGTTCCTCCTGGACATCGGCTTCTACAGCCAAAACCTGTTTCAGAAGGATATGTTCAGGACCGTGGGCTGGATCCTGCCTGCCAAAAAAGTGAAAGCCATAGAAGAAGTATATGTGATCTCAAAGGCCCAGGTAATAATTGCGATTGTATCGATAATCCCGGGTTACTGGTTCACGGTAGCCCTGATCGACCGCATAGGCCGTTTAGCCATTCAGTTCATGGGCTTCTTCTTCATGTCCCTCTTCATGTTCGTGCTCGCTAGCAAGTATGAGTATTGGGTAGATCACAAGTATAGCTTCCTTGTCATGTATGCGTTCACCTTTTTCTTCGCTAACTTCGGCCCGAACAGCACTACATTCATTTACCCAGCCGAGCTTTTCCCTGCGAGACTTCGCTCGACCTGCCACGGCATATCCGCTGCGTGCGGAAAGGCAGGAGCCATTGTTGGTGCTTTTGGGGTTGGTCACCTTACTCGACACAAGAAGCACATCTGGGGGGCTCTGTTGTTGCTCGCTTTTATGAATGCTCTAGGTTTTGTTTTCACGTTTCTGTTGCCCGAAACAAATGGCAGATCCCTCGAAGAAATCTCTGGAGAAACTGATGGAGCAGCTGAGAATGACAAGGACCCTAAAATTCTATCCACCCTCATTGTGTAG